The window GCTCGCCGACTGCCGGACTGATGATGTGGCCCGCTCCGAACTGTTCATCGTAGAGGGCGACTCGGCTCTCGGTACCGCCAAGCTTGCGCGGTCCTCTGACTTCCAGGCGCTGTTGCCCATCCGGGGAAAAATCCTGAACGTCCAGAAGGCATCAGTTGGCGACATGTTGTCCAACGCTGAGTGCGCCGCGTTGATCCAGGTTGTAGGCGCCGGCTCGGGTCGAAGCTTTGATATTGACGTTGCACGGTACGGCAAGGTCATCCTGATGACTGACGCCGACGTTGACGGCGCGCACATCCGGACCCTGCTGCTGACTCTGTTCTTCCGTTACATGCGGCCCATGGTGGAGGCGGGCCGTGTGTTTGCGGCTGTACCGCCGCTGCACCGCGTGGAGGTCATCAACCCGGGCCAAAAGGCCAATGAGATGATCTATACCTACTCGGAGGCCGAGCTCCACGTGCTTCTCTCCAATCTTGCCAAGGAAGGCAAACGCTACAAAGAGCCCATCCAGAGGTACAAGGGTCTGGGTGAGATGGACGCACAGCAGCTGGCCGAGACCACCATGGACCCGCGCCACAGGACCCTTCGGAAGGTGGGCATCGAAAGCGCCCAGCGCGCCGAGGAAGTCTTCGACCTCCTGATGGGATCCGACGTTGCACCCCGCAAGGAATTCATCATTGCAGGTGCAGCCACCCTGGACCGGGAACGCATCGACGCTTAGCTCGGGGTCCCCGGAACCGGGGCATCGTCAGTGGCTGCTTTAGTGATTGCGGGGGCGGCGAACGTAGCTGCACCCACCACCAAAGCCAACGCTCCCAGACCCCAGGGCAGCCCGGCGGCTACGGCAACACCGCCCACCAGCAGCGGCCCACCGGCGTCGCCAAGTTCACGGCCAAGTTCGGCTGAGCCCATTGTCCTGCCGAGGCGTTCGGCGGGCGTGGCATCGGCCAGGTGGGCGAAAGCGAGAGGCGTGGCAACACCGATTCCCACGCCGATGAGCACGGCCGCGCAGTAGATCCAGACCGCGCCGGGCAACACTCCGGCCAGCAGGGTTCCTGCCGAGATGGCGAGCAGGCCGGCCACCATCCCTGGCCTGTCGGCGAGCCTTCCTTGATCGCGAAGCCGGCCGACGCGGGGCTGTATCAGCGCGGAGGCTATTGCAAGCACCGTGACGACAGCCACGCTGCCCGCTGTCCCCAGCCCCTCCCGTGCGGCCAGGGCAGGGAGAAAACCAACGGCTGCCCCAAGGGCTCCCGTGGCTGCAGCCAGTACCAGCGTTGGCCCAAGGAATGACCGCTCGGTGCTCTGTCGCCACACATCCATGATGGTGTATCTGGGCCGGGGCAGCGGCCGCAAGCGGGGTACCGATGCAAGGGCCCACGCAGCCACCGCCATGCCCAGCGACGCAAGAATGCCGAACAGGAGGCTGAACCCTCCGATGATGATGGCCACGGCTCCCAAGAGTGGGCCGACAGCGTAGCCGAGCCCTTTCCATGAGCCGTACCGTCCAAAGTAGTGTCCGGTCTTCCCGCCTGCGAGCCGGGCGACACTGGCGGATGAGGCCGGTGAAAAGGCGGAGGCGGCCATCCCCTGCCCCAAGCGCGCAGCGGCGAGCAGGGCGGGCTGATCGGCCCACAAACCAATCAAGGAGGCGGCGGAGAAGGCCACCAGCCCACCCACGATGACCGGTTTGGGTCCAATACGGTCGCTGAGGGCACCAAACACTGGCTTGAGAAACACTTCCGCGACGTCGTACAAAGCCAGCAGGACGCCAAGAGTCAGCAAGCTGAGCCCGATGTCGGCGCTTTCAGCCCCCAGTCCAGCAGCGACAGCATGGGCGCCGAAGGCGGTGGTAAAGCCCGCTGCGTAGAGAGGCCAGCGCTGGCTGGGCGGAATATCAGGACGAACTGCTTGGTGGGGATTCACATCACTGAATGTAACAGCTGCTACATTCAGTGGTGTGATTGATGAACGTTGGCTGCTGATTTTGGTCCAGGTTCCGGCCCAGCCCTCCCGGCACAGGGTGGCCGTGTGGCGCGAATTGCGTCGGACTGGGGCGGTTCCGTTGTCGCCGGGAACCTGGGTTCTTCCTGCCCACCCGGCCTTTGATGAGGGCCTCACTCGAGCTGAGGCGCTGGTAGCGAAGGGTGAAGGATCCTGGACGCTGGTGGACGCTGTGCCCCGGGATCAAGGGGCGGGTGCGTTCCGTAACGCGTTCGAAGCAGCCCGGTTGGAGGAATGGAACGAGTTCACGGCCGATTGTGGCAAATTCGAGCAGGAGATCGCCAAAGAGATCTCACGGGAGAAGTTCACTTTCGCCGAACTGGAGGAAGAAGAGCAGAGCCTTGAGCGCTTGAGGCGCTGGTTTAGGGAGCTGAAATCCCGCGATGTCCTCCACCTGCCCCAGGCGGAGGACGCTTCTGCACATTTGGCTCGATGCGCCGAAGCCCTGGAAGCTTACGCGTCCCTGGTGTATGAAGCGACGCTGCCACAGTAGGCGCTGCTGAAGGGCTGCTGCGGTGTAAGCCGGGCAGCAAGTCAGCCCAGTAATCCAGGGACGATCAAAAGTGCCGTGGGCACTGCCAGCAGCAGGGCCGAGGCCAAGAGAACCAGCACGCGCGCAGGCTTGGTGAGCGGCGGTTTGGGTGAGAGCAGGCGGCTGACGCGGGACGCCGTCGTGCGCGGTGAGTCGGCACCGCCGGTAGCGCTGACGGCATTGCCCTCCACGACGGCGCCACCAGCACTGAGTGCCTGGCCGCCGGGAACCTGCCCGTCCAGGGCCGGCTGCGAGGTTCCGCTGGCAACAATGGCAATGGCTTTGATCAGCGTGCCTTTGCTCTCGGTGCGGAGTGCGACGTCGTCGGCCAGCATTT is drawn from Arthrobacter sp. 31Y and contains these coding sequences:
- a CDS encoding MFS transporter; translated protein: MNPHQAVRPDIPPSQRWPLYAAGFTTAFGAHAVAAGLGAESADIGLSLLTLGVLLALYDVAEVFLKPVFGALSDRIGPKPVIVGGLVAFSAASLIGLWADQPALLAAARLGQGMAASAFSPASSASVARLAGGKTGHYFGRYGSWKGLGYAVGPLLGAVAIIIGGFSLLFGILASLGMAVAAWALASVPRLRPLPRPRYTIMDVWRQSTERSFLGPTLVLAAATGALGAAVGFLPALAAREGLGTAGSVAVVTVLAIASALIQPRVGRLRDQGRLADRPGMVAGLLAISAGTLLAGVLPGAVWIYCAAVLIGVGIGVATPLAFAHLADATPAERLGRTMGSAELGRELGDAGGPLLVGGVAVAAGLPWGLGALALVVGAATFAAPAITKAATDDAPVPGTPS
- a CDS encoding Chromate resistance protein ChrB produces the protein MIDERWLLILVQVPAQPSRHRVAVWRELRRTGAVPLSPGTWVLPAHPAFDEGLTRAEALVAKGEGSWTLVDAVPRDQGAGAFRNAFEAARLEEWNEFTADCGKFEQEIAKEISREKFTFAELEEEEQSLERLRRWFRELKSRDVLHLPQAEDASAHLARCAEALEAYASLVYEATLPQ